From the genome of Nitrosomonas sp., one region includes:
- a CDS encoding Na+/H+ antiporter subunit C, translated as MELLIAIIIGVLTACGVYLSLRGRTFPVVLGLTFLSYAVNLFLLIMGRLTVGAPPIISDTATHYADPLPQALVLTAIVISFGMTAFVIILSLKAFLEMGNDQVDGKHKP; from the coding sequence ATGGAATTACTCATAGCTATCATCATCGGAGTACTCACAGCCTGTGGCGTCTATCTGTCGCTGCGCGGCCGTACATTTCCCGTTGTACTGGGGCTGACCTTTTTATCGTATGCCGTCAATCTGTTTCTGTTGATCATGGGCAGATTGACCGTCGGCGCTCCCCCGATTATCAGTGATACCGCAACCCATTATGCGGATCCATTACCGCAGGCGCTGGTTTTAACCGCCATTGTCATCAGTTTTGGTATGACAGCTTTCGTGATTATTCTTTCATTGAAAGCATTCCTGGAAATGGGCAATGATCAGGTCGACGGGAAACACAAGCCATGA
- a CDS encoding monovalent cation/H+ antiporter subunit A produces the protein MDLSLVALTPFLGAGFVAAISRRGRLHAAWGAGAVTLTALLILSPFIKDAFSGQVLVQSISWIPLLGMDFAFRLDGLALLFVLLILCIGLLIILYARYYLSERDDMGRFYAYLLMFMGSMLGIATSENIIQLLIFWEMTSLSSFLLISYWQTRHESRSGARMALAVTGGGGLALLGGFLLLGEIVGSYNLTDILDSGDLIRSHDLYLPMLILVLLGAFTKSAQFPFHFWLPNAMAAPTPVSAYLHSATMVKAGVFLLARLFPALSGTSAWFWLVCFTGLVTLLVAAYIALFKHDLKGLLAYSTISHLGLITLLFGIGTPMAALAGVFHIINHAIFKASLFMAAGIIHHETGTRDMRILRGLWKYMPHTALLAMVAAASMAGVPLFNGFLSKEMFFAETLFVINLPWGWLLPAAATLAGIFAVAYSLRFIHNVFFDGTPVDLPKQPHEPPRWMKVPVEILVALCLLVGIFPAITVEPILAVAASSVLQGPVPEHDLAIWHGFNTAFFMSMAALGGGVLLYLIRKPLFALQERVENLLDFRALFEFLLEKLFFLANTITSILNAHSLQRMVFIFMVFILMLGISGVLATDYDFGLTGERDTLSIDGVSLLIATVLVVAAIATVVMHRQRLVSLVLLGTVGLGVSLIFVKFSAPDLALTQLSVEVVTIVLMLLALYFLPQQSPDESGRWLRSRDAVIATTAGGGIALLVWAVLTRPYESIADYFLENSLPGGGGTNVVNVILVDFRGYDTLGEITVLALAGLGIYAMLEHLKIAGASHDSEGRAWDNDIHPVIMASFTRLLLPLAVLVSMYILLRGHNLPGGGFIAGLITAVALVMQYLANGVIWTQERLPINMQKVIGYGLLIATVTGLASWFFDYPFLTSTFDHIHWPVIGEFELASAMAFDLGVYLVVVGATLLILVYLGLVHHQSHQMKHRKRIR, from the coding sequence ATGGATCTATCGCTTGTTGCGTTAACGCCGTTTCTTGGTGCGGGTTTTGTTGCCGCCATTTCGCGCCGCGGGCGTTTGCATGCCGCTTGGGGCGCAGGTGCTGTTACTTTAACTGCATTACTTATTCTTTCCCCATTTATTAAAGATGCTTTCTCGGGCCAGGTTCTGGTGCAAAGCATTTCCTGGATACCCTTGCTGGGAATGGATTTCGCATTCCGCCTGGATGGACTGGCGCTATTATTTGTGCTGCTGATACTGTGCATCGGCCTGTTGATCATACTCTATGCCAGATATTACCTGTCAGAACGCGATGACATGGGGCGTTTCTACGCCTATTTGCTGATGTTCATGGGTTCCATGCTGGGCATTGCCACATCCGAAAACATTATCCAGCTGCTGATTTTCTGGGAAATGACCAGTCTGTCTTCGTTTCTGCTGATCAGTTACTGGCAGACACGCCATGAATCGCGCAGTGGCGCACGTATGGCTTTAGCCGTTACCGGCGGCGGCGGACTGGCGTTACTCGGCGGTTTTTTGCTACTCGGAGAAATTGTTGGCAGTTACAACTTAACAGATATTCTGGACTCCGGCGACCTGATACGTTCTCATGATCTGTATCTGCCCATGCTGATTTTGGTGTTACTCGGTGCATTTACCAAGTCCGCACAATTTCCGTTTCATTTCTGGCTGCCCAATGCCATGGCCGCGCCCACACCGGTGTCCGCCTACCTGCATTCAGCCACCATGGTCAAAGCCGGCGTATTTCTGCTGGCACGGCTGTTTCCAGCCCTGTCGGGCACATCAGCCTGGTTCTGGCTCGTCTGTTTCACCGGACTGGTCACGTTGCTTGTTGCCGCCTACATCGCATTGTTTAAGCATGATTTAAAGGGATTGCTTGCCTACTCAACGATCAGCCATCTCGGCCTGATCACGTTACTATTTGGCATCGGCACGCCAATGGCCGCGCTGGCGGGCGTTTTCCATATTATCAATCACGCAATTTTCAAAGCCTCGTTATTTATGGCAGCCGGCATTATCCACCACGAAACAGGCACGCGGGATATGCGTATACTACGCGGTTTATGGAAATACATGCCGCATACCGCGCTGCTCGCGATGGTCGCTGCGGCATCTATGGCGGGCGTGCCATTATTTAATGGTTTTTTGTCAAAAGAAATGTTTTTTGCCGAAACATTATTTGTCATCAACCTGCCCTGGGGGTGGCTGCTGCCGGCAGCCGCAACGCTGGCTGGCATTTTCGCAGTGGCGTACTCATTGCGATTTATTCACAACGTCTTTTTTGACGGCACGCCCGTTGATTTACCCAAACAGCCGCATGAACCGCCACGCTGGATGAAAGTTCCGGTCGAGATTCTGGTGGCGCTATGTTTACTGGTTGGCATTTTTCCCGCGATTACTGTTGAACCGATATTGGCTGTCGCCGCATCCAGCGTATTACAAGGGCCTGTTCCCGAACATGATTTGGCCATCTGGCACGGATTTAACACCGCGTTTTTTATGAGTATGGCCGCACTCGGCGGTGGAGTTCTCCTCTATCTGATACGCAAACCCCTTTTTGCATTGCAGGAAAGAGTGGAGAATCTGCTGGATTTCAGAGCATTATTTGAATTTCTTCTGGAAAAGCTGTTTTTTCTGGCAAATACCATAACAAGCATTCTGAACGCACATTCATTGCAACGCATGGTGTTTATTTTTATGGTGTTTATTCTGATGCTGGGAATCTCCGGCGTTCTCGCAACAGATTATGATTTCGGCCTGACCGGCGAACGCGACACACTTTCCATAGATGGCGTCAGCTTGCTAATCGCCACAGTACTTGTCGTTGCGGCAATTGCCACCGTTGTCATGCATCGGCAGCGTTTGGTCTCGCTTGTTTTGCTGGGTACCGTCGGGCTCGGAGTATCACTGATTTTTGTTAAATTTTCCGCGCCGGACCTGGCTTTAACTCAGCTATCCGTCGAGGTTGTCACGATAGTGCTGATGTTGTTAGCATTGTATTTTCTGCCACAACAATCGCCCGACGAATCAGGCAGGTGGCTGCGCAGCCGTGACGCAGTAATTGCAACGACTGCAGGCGGCGGTATAGCCCTGCTGGTCTGGGCGGTATTAACCCGTCCTTATGAAAGTATTGCAGACTATTTCCTGGAAAACAGCCTGCCGGGCGGTGGTGGCACCAACGTCGTAAATGTCATTCTGGTCGACTTCCGAGGATATGATACGCTTGGAGAAATCACTGTTCTTGCATTAGCCGGTTTAGGCATATATGCCATGCTGGAACATTTGAAGATCGCCGGCGCCAGCCATGACAGCGAGGGACGCGCCTGGGATAACGATATACACCCGGTCATCATGGCGTCCTTTACGCGCCTGCTGTTACCGCTTGCCGTTCTGGTCTCCATGTACATTCTGTTACGCGGCCACAATCTTCCGGGTGGCGGTTTTATTGCCGGGTTGATTACTGCTGTCGCCCTGGTTATGCAGTATCTGGCAAATGGCGTCATCTGGACACAAGAACGTTTACCAATCAATATGCAAAAAGTGATTGGCTATGGATTGCTGATTGCTACAGTCACGGGACTGGCCAGCTGGTTTTTCGATTATCCGTTCCTGACTTCGACGTTCGACCATATACACTGGCCGGTTATTGGTGAATTTGAACTGGCATCTGCAATGGCGTTTGATCTGGGCGTCTATCTGGTTGTCGTTGGCGCCACACTATTAATTCTGGTTTATCTGGGACTGGTTCACCATCAAAGCCATCAAATGAAACACAGAAAACGAATTCGCTAA
- a CDS encoding YbaN family protein, with amino-acid sequence MQLSENNRINANRQELLDVQGAGLLCLHHSPVIRSLYLGAGFTALMLGALGVILPILPTTPFVLLAAACFARGSERFHNKLMTNRYTGPIILEWRLHRSIPRKAKRVAYIMTALSFSVSILIVPEMWQKIMLATIACILTFFLARIPVR; translated from the coding sequence ATGCAGCTATCCGAAAATAATCGAATAAACGCCAACAGACAGGAATTACTTGATGTACAAGGGGCAGGTCTTTTATGCCTGCATCATTCGCCAGTAATTCGCAGTCTTTATTTAGGAGCAGGGTTTACTGCGCTCATGCTTGGTGCGCTGGGCGTTATACTGCCGATTCTGCCGACAACGCCTTTTGTACTTCTGGCTGCCGCCTGTTTTGCGAGGGGTTCCGAACGTTTTCATAACAAATTGATGACCAATCGCTATACCGGGCCAATCATACTTGAATGGCGCCTGCACCGCAGCATACCCCGCAAAGCCAAACGTGTCGCCTATATTATGACTGCCTTGTCTTTCAGCGTATCAATTCTCATAGTCCCTGAAATGTGGCAAAAGATAATGCTCGCAACCATTGCCTGCATTCTAACTTTTTTCCTGGCACGCATCCCTGTACGATAA
- a CDS encoding FKBP-type peptidyl-prolyl cis-trans isomerase: MTIIKNLFKSNSIVITLLVMFLLHTAFANQVRAADSEPQFEKIDRKVGEGAEADIGNTVNVHYTGWLYDDNAPDNKGKKFDSSHDRKAHFSFMLGAGRVIKGWDHGVRGMKVGGERTLIIPSSMAYGSQGAGRVIPPNATLIFDVELIGIQDGSHY; encoded by the coding sequence ATGACTATAATTAAAAATCTTTTTAAATCAAATAGTATTGTAATTACGTTGCTGGTAATGTTTTTGCTGCATACTGCATTCGCCAATCAAGTGCGGGCGGCAGATTCGGAGCCGCAGTTCGAAAAAATTGATCGGAAAGTGGGCGAGGGCGCAGAAGCGGATATCGGAAATACGGTTAATGTGCATTACACGGGTTGGTTGTATGATGACAATGCACCGGACAACAAAGGAAAAAAATTCGATAGTTCACATGACCGGAAAGCGCATTTTTCGTTTATGCTGGGTGCTGGAAGAGTGATTAAGGGATGGGATCATGGCGTGAGAGGTATGAAGGTTGGTGGGGAGCGCACGCTTATTATTCCATCGTCTATGGCTTACGGTTCACAAGGTGCCGGAAGAGTCATTCCGCCCAATGCCACGCTGATTTTTGATGTCGAATTAATTGGCATACAGGACGGTTCGCATTATTGA
- a CDS encoding DUF748 domain-containing protein gives MNQIQTKTTGMRSTAVKRLGISLAVLAVLVVLFGLLGYYWLPGYAKSQLELHLSELLDRPVSVQAIEVKPYTLELSVSGFRVGEKDDSMDAAETFVSFKKLYIDISSESITRLAPVISSITLDTLHIRLAREGENEFNFSDLIEKFSQPSADEDETAAFFSVSNIVLKNGHIEWVDHFKQNHQEISEINFAIPFVANLDKLKADWIEPHFNAKVNGAPFSLEGKLRPFADKREATLVLSLSDIDLTNIDAYVPFPAGINLVSGYFDSHLTVAFTQVSEDEPAITLSGDVNLKRVAINNESVAAPYRLDLGNFHLNLGQFDLSGLKRSHLVLSLGDIALLPLTSDTDQQQAAVSLQNLAVDDVMIDLTGKQVVLNTVTLDGLKGNINREQDGSIDLTYFFNPADTVVATTAEPRGRKKFIQKPRRKPSREDYEAWRQLAESQEKIQIAESIIPVPERKPPYENWLERAAQIEKEPEKEPDPSGREAPSWVVQVNQFRLNDAAIRYADLALNDVAPMNISPLDLSVDNIDVSGVNPLDLKLSAQVNQRGIIEASGLLAWSPLATDLNLNLKAVDLVSLQGWAGDVLNVLLTSGDISFQGNVKAEGEPLKVVVNGEGQLGNFNIIDQKRSRDLLRWKNLDIIGLDFVNEPLKINVDSVKLGNFFARVMLLPDGELNLKQIVRQDETQMPTDEQAQVAVDQEESKPVPLYIGKIILQQGDVDFYDRFIKPNYHANLTGLTGQIGPIHSKRSGTIDIKGSIDRTAPLEIHGSIEPFGPDLLLDIVAKAKEIDLPPFSPYSGKYVGYAIEKGKLSVDVHYHVEQGALTAENNIFLDQFTLGERVESEEAVSVPLELAIALLKNRKGEIDIHLPIKGSIDDPQFSLGSIILDAFINLITRAITAPFALLGSMLGDGEELSEITFSPGSAFIEATAESRLQTLSEVLKDRPALRLEIAGYVDPVKDYEGLKYAFLQRQVKAQKLAADAKKGKTGGALADVKLTPEEYSEYLETVYKAADFEKPTNFLGLTKSLPDAEMEQLLLAHIEVSNDDMQDLAEDRAVAAQNWLLDKGEISGERLFVLGMQKTDQDDDGTGLRVEFKLK, from the coding sequence ATGAATCAGATTCAAACCAAGACTACTGGCATGCGTTCTACAGCGGTAAAACGTTTAGGCATCAGCTTGGCTGTTCTTGCTGTATTGGTTGTCCTGTTTGGATTGCTGGGGTATTATTGGCTACCCGGTTATGCAAAATCACAGCTGGAATTACACTTGTCGGAATTGCTGGATCGTCCGGTAAGTGTGCAGGCAATCGAAGTTAAACCCTATACGCTGGAACTGTCGGTCAGTGGTTTTCGGGTCGGCGAGAAAGATGACAGTATGGATGCAGCGGAAACATTCGTTTCGTTTAAGAAACTGTATATTGATATCAGTTCGGAGTCGATTACCCGGCTTGCGCCGGTAATCAGCTCGATAACGCTGGATACGCTGCATATCCGGTTGGCGCGAGAAGGCGAGAACGAATTTAATTTTTCCGATCTGATTGAGAAATTCTCTCAGCCTTCAGCAGATGAAGATGAAACAGCAGCGTTTTTTTCAGTCAGCAATATTGTGCTGAAAAATGGCCATATAGAGTGGGTGGATCATTTTAAGCAGAATCATCAGGAAATATCCGAAATTAACTTTGCCATACCTTTTGTCGCGAATCTGGACAAATTGAAGGCCGATTGGATTGAGCCGCATTTCAATGCCAAGGTGAATGGCGCGCCCTTTTCATTGGAAGGCAAGCTGCGTCCTTTTGCGGACAAGCGCGAAGCAACACTGGTGCTCAGTCTAAGTGACATCGATTTGACGAATATTGATGCGTATGTGCCGTTTCCAGCTGGAATCAACCTGGTTTCAGGCTATTTCGATAGTCACCTCACCGTGGCATTCACGCAAGTCAGTGAAGACGAACCCGCAATTACATTATCCGGTGATGTCAATTTAAAGCGCGTCGCAATTAATAACGAGTCTGTAGCAGCACCTTATCGCCTTGATTTAGGAAATTTTCATCTCAATCTGGGCCAGTTTGATCTGTCCGGACTGAAGCGTTCTCATCTGGTATTAAGCCTGGGTGACATTGCTTTATTACCGTTGACATCAGACACGGATCAACAGCAAGCGGCCGTTTCATTACAGAATCTTGCTGTTGATGACGTGATGATCGATCTGACGGGCAAACAGGTTGTTCTGAACACAGTGACGCTGGATGGCTTAAAAGGCAATATTAATCGTGAACAAGACGGCAGTATCGATCTGACCTATTTTTTTAATCCCGCTGATACGGTTGTCGCTACTACAGCCGAACCTAGAGGCCGTAAAAAATTCATACAGAAGCCGCGCCGAAAACCATCTCGTGAAGACTATGAAGCATGGCGCCAACTCGCAGAAAGTCAGGAAAAGATACAGATTGCGGAATCAATTATCCCGGTTCCCGAAAGAAAACCGCCGTATGAAAACTGGCTGGAACGTGCGGCACAAATTGAAAAAGAACCTGAAAAAGAGCCAGATCCATCTGGTCGTGAAGCACCCTCGTGGGTTGTTCAGGTCAATCAGTTCAGGCTCAATGATGCTGCCATACGCTACGCCGATTTAGCATTGAATGATGTTGCGCCAATGAATATTAGTCCATTGGATTTAAGCGTGGATAATATCGATGTGAGTGGTGTGAATCCACTTGATCTGAAGCTGTCAGCGCAAGTCAATCAGCGCGGTATTATAGAGGCCAGCGGTCTTCTGGCATGGTCGCCACTTGCGACCGATTTGAACCTGAATTTGAAAGCAGTGGATCTGGTGTCATTGCAAGGCTGGGCGGGCGATGTGCTTAACGTTCTGCTGACCAGTGGCGATATTTCATTTCAGGGTAATGTTAAAGCCGAGGGAGAGCCACTCAAGGTTGTTGTCAACGGAGAGGGGCAGTTGGGAAATTTCAATATAATTGACCAGAAGCGTTCCAGAGATCTGCTGCGCTGGAAAAATCTCGATATCATTGGACTTGATTTTGTCAATGAACCATTGAAAATCAATGTTGACAGTGTAAAGCTGGGTAATTTTTTCGCGCGCGTGATGCTGTTACCCGATGGGGAGTTGAATCTCAAACAGATTGTGCGGCAGGATGAAACGCAGATGCCGACTGACGAGCAGGCTCAGGTTGCGGTTGATCAAGAAGAAAGTAAGCCCGTGCCGCTGTATATCGGAAAAATTATTTTGCAACAGGGTGATGTCGATTTTTATGATCGTTTTATTAAACCGAATTATCATGCAAATCTGACCGGCCTTACTGGTCAGATCGGGCCTATTCATTCCAAGCGGTCCGGCACAATTGATATCAAAGGGTCAATCGACAGAACTGCGCCGTTGGAGATTCATGGCAGTATTGAGCCGTTTGGTCCAGATTTGTTGCTGGACATTGTTGCAAAGGCGAAAGAAATCGATCTGCCGCCGTTCAGTCCCTATTCCGGCAAGTACGTCGGTTATGCTATTGAAAAAGGCAAGTTGTCAGTTGATGTTCATTATCATGTCGAGCAGGGTGCGCTAACTGCGGAAAATAATATTTTTCTCGATCAGTTTACGCTCGGTGAACGCGTAGAAAGTGAGGAAGCGGTATCGGTGCCGCTGGAACTGGCCATAGCCTTGCTTAAAAACCGGAAAGGCGAAATTGATATTCATCTGCCGATCAAAGGCTCTATCGATGATCCTCAGTTTAGTCTTGGAAGCATTATTCTGGATGCATTTATTAACCTCATAACCCGAGCGATAACCGCGCCCTTTGCGCTGCTTGGTTCAATGCTCGGAGATGGTGAAGAATTGTCCGAAATCACCTTTTCTCCAGGTTCGGCATTTATTGAGGCGACGGCAGAAAGTCGTTTGCAAACCTTGTCCGAAGTGCTTAAGGATCGTCCTGCATTACGCTTGGAAATTGCCGGCTATGTCGACCCAGTCAAGGACTACGAAGGATTAAAATATGCGTTCTTGCAGCGTCAGGTGAAGGCTCAAAAGCTGGCGGCAGATGCAAAGAAAGGTAAAACCGGTGGGGCGCTTGCAGATGTCAAATTGACACCGGAAGAATACAGCGAGTACCTGGAAACCGTGTACAAAGCAGCGGATTTTGAGAAACCAACCAACTTTTTGGGTTTGACCAAGAGCCTGCCCGATGCGGAAATGGAACAGTTGCTGTTGGCACATATCGAAGTTAGCAACGATGATATGCAGG